The Syngnathus scovelli strain Florida chromosome 21, RoL_Ssco_1.2, whole genome shotgun sequence DNA segment GTCGCGAAAGGATCAGGAGTTCCAACCTTCTTTTTGGGGAGACCTGTAGCTGATTCAACCAAAACGCGCAACATGATGATCCAGTTtgacaaaaagaaaaggaaaggggaggaaaaaaatcccGCAAAGGTTGTTTAATGAGTGAAATGTTCAATCCCGTGGAAAATGATCAACCCTGGCATCTTCACAGACGCGTCCAGGACGCAGACAAAAGTAGATTTTTAAGTGCAACGTTAGGAAGTGGAAATGAGGGCGGATCACGGGCGTGTAATTATCATGAGTGGCGAGAGACAAATCGTGGGCAGCTGCTGCCATCCTGCGAGGTATTGACATCAAACTTAGTCATTTAAACTAGCAGATAAATAACCCTTTTAAATCAACCATTAATTTTGGAAAGGTGACTTTAACcaccacaaaacaaaaattaactacaAACCTTCACTTTACCTCGTTTTAGCAAATATGTTGTAATTTAGCACCATCTAGTGGCCATAGAAATCCAATACCATCTCGACCCATGATGTGTACCTTTTTTGTATATCattaaaaaatgtgtttaaaaaaacaatcggCGCAAAAGGTGGATATTTAATAAAAAGACGtgtgataaataaatataaatgtacatacgtaaatattttttattgataaaaATATTGTACCGTCTATCCATCTCAATatcattaatttaatttaatttaatttaatttaatttaatttaatttaatttaatttatggtTTAAGCATGTAATTCTGACTAACCACAAAAGggcgttttattttattttattttattttattttattttattttattttattttattttattttatactgCAATAAGTCAATATGTAGAAAAAATATTGGACACTTTAGGAGGTGGGCGGTTGTTTTGAATTGCTTTATCGCCATCTAGGGGTTTAAATCTAAAGTGCATgcctaaaattaaattaaattaaattaaattaaattaaattaaattaaattaaattaaattaaattaaatatattactttatattatattttatattatattagtcgatattatattttatatttagatTATAATTATAGtataattatattatttatatttatatgtaattatagtataattatatattttgtatttgtatttgtatttgtatttgtatttgtatttgtatttgtatttgtatttatatttatatttgacGGTTTAAGCATGCGCTTCAGAATTCAgaccacaagagggcgacaCTACAATTGAAAACAGCCGCTCACCATCAAatccacatgttttttttcagtcCAGTGTTTTACGTGTATGTGTATTTTTGCCCCGCACTATCGCTTTTAAGATAGTGAGCGCTGAGACGTTTACAATACTCCATCGGCTATATCgggtatttatatttatatttatatttatatttatatttatatttatatttatatttattatttatagcattgtaatgtaatttaactgAACTGTTGTATCTGCCGGTGTTCTTGGAAAACTGATCAGAGTGAGGTCGGAGGGGCTTCTGTCAAAGCGCTCTGGCGCTACGGGTGATCCTGACCTTACTTCACTGGTCAACTCTCATTGGACTATTACATAACTTCTTGGTTTTATCATCAAACACATCCGGTGACCGAAACGTCAGATTCCGGATTCCATTTGTAACCGCACATGCTTCAAGTTGGCAACATCTTCAGCTATTTAATACTGCAagctccatccattttctatgtaATGTAATCAGTAGTGCCCTCCTCCCACCAGCGCCTCTCATCCCTCCCATCACTCTAATGAGCCCAGTTTAGTCGTAGCATCCAAAAGATTACCTGGCACTGCACCATCTAGGAATCAGACAAAGGCTGCAGGGAGGAGACAGGTGGTGACAGGTCATGCTGACTCATCAGAATTCTGTCTTTTCATAGAGGGCTCATTGGAGCAATCAAGGTCGTTACAACAATTTgtctgtggaggaaaaaaaacaaaggtaaGATCAATAATAAATTGAGCTCTTGTCAGACAGTAAGTTCAAGTCTGGAGTAGTTTCCTCGAAGACTTCCATGCACTCCCACGTCTTGATGTATGAGGCCAATATAAACACACAGGCTGGACAGTCTGGCTGTGTGGATGTGCGTACTTTATCACTTCACGCTCTTGTGTTACACCTTCTCCTCTCCAACTTTGAAAAATATTCCTTCTGCAGCCACATTCAAAGctgctttttttcttaaaagtcAGACACCCGTTTTTCATTAGCTTCTTATTTTAGCCATTTTAAGGAGGCAGTTTTGAAATTTCTGCAGAGGATTAAGCTCTGAAGGTGCTTCCAGAGAATGATAAAAATACATCCACTGCAAAGAAGTGCAGATGGACTTCCAAAACAGCTGTGATACTGAACCGGTATCATTCCAGTAAGCCACAGCTATGTCGCTATGTCCTGACTGGTGTTTTGATTGGGCTCAACGAGGGTAAATAGTGTGAGCCACCAGTGCTCAGTTCCTCAGATGGCGCGTGGTGGTCATCGTCGTCGTAAACAAAGTCGTAAATGCTAAAAACGGACTAAAATCACACATACAATGCCAATGAACTAGGAATCGGCGTCAAGGACGTCTGGTGAAGTGGTACATTTTAGGCTCAGTAACAACGACAAGGCCAGATTTGAAAACGAGGAGCTCGACTATACTGAGGTTGAACTATTTTGTGCAACAACAGATGTTTAGCGCACACAAACAGGTCTCAAGCTCAGCGTTCCTTTTTAATCATCTTTTAGCCTGAGGAATTGTCGTGATGAGTCAAGTACATTTGGAGGTgcagaagaagagaaaaaaaaatccattccacAAACAGTATTTCTTTATTACTCTActgcatttttaaaaatcccACTAAAGTCAGTTTACATTTTCTCTGTATGAATAATTGCCATGTGTGCACGTTCAGGCTCGTGCACATCCAGCAGCGGTCAGCTATAAAAGGAACGATCAAGTCGGCAGGCGGGAATGTGCCAAGCTGCAGAGTGCTTGGTTGACCGCGAAGAAAGGAAGCAAGTTATATTTAAGGTGcaattgatgtggaacgcagaaaaaaaaaatcagtatatTTTTCATTGTCTGGGCTATTCTTCATTGCTTTTGTGTTTGTGGCTAAGAGTGCCAGCCGTCGAGACTTCTGTgggctttcaaaaaaaaaaagggataacGTAAGGAATGCTTTGATGGGAATGAAAACATCATTTGCACAAAAACAACCCGATCGAGTTTCCCCTCACTGTAACAGTGTAAACATATAAATCACATCATGATATTATAGATTTCAGCTTTAATGAATGGGTAGCAAACGATAAGTCTCTCAACACGTCAGGGCGGGTGTTCCCTTCAACTACAATTTTAACTGCATAGTTTCCATTTCACACAGAAAGCCTGATCAACATCTAAATATCCACCTAATCACTTTCTATGCATGCTCTGATCTAGCTCACAAAAGTCTTCTCACTTTGTTTTTCCTCCAGGACGAATAAAACAACACCCAGACACtgacgtgtgttttttttcttctgcagcCGCACCCGCGTGCACAGACGCGTAAACAACCCCAAACCGGCGACACTTGTTCCAAAATACCACGACAACACAAGTGCGTGTGCCAAGTCGAGTGTTTTCATAAAAAACAGGTGAGAGATGTTTATTTTACTTGTTGCCCTCCATGAAGTTGAGCAACAAATTTGTCTGGGTATTTATTTTTGCCAAGTAAATGATTTGCGAACATTCACTATTTGACTAAGAGCCAAAGTTGGACCTGTGTCCAACATGACCTGCACATACCTGCATGCAGGCGcctccacccctccctccctcactctctctctccctctctctctctcggatgcacacaatctcttccctccctccctcactctcAGTGCAGCAGTTCACGGGAAACGATCCAGCTGTGGGCGACTTTTACCAATACACGCTCACTGCTCCTCTCAGTTCTTCAGCGACTGCGCCAGAGATGCCTCGCCCACCCTGGTGAGAGCCCCCGATTGTTCCTCTTCCTCCCTTTTCAACAATGAGAAAAGAACGATTATTATTGGCCGTAACCCTCATCGCCATCTTCTCCGCTGACCTCTACTTCATCCTCCTGCCAAAGCTACGTAACATTGAAGGACTGGGACAGTTTTGCTCGTGTCGCCGTGGCAACTTCAGCTTCCATGCTCAGTTCTCCAACTGGACTTCTGTCCCGCTCCAGGATGTGTACACTTCTGGACTCCCCAATGGGGGTTCCAAACTTGACAGCTTGTTCGCCCATCCTTTGTATAACATCCAGAACCCGACGCTGGAAGCAGAGGAGAAGCTGCTCCAGGTGGACCTCCTGATGAATTACTACAGGAAGAAAATATCACGATGGGAAAGGTCAGCTTTTGTCTTCTTAGCATCCCTCTCACACGAGTGTCGCTTAATTTACGGCCGTTCAACCCAGCggcaaaaataaacacactttGGCATCAGCGCATGATAACAAATGCAGCTGGGAAATCACAAACAAGGTTTTTGAAAAAAGACAAAGCTGTCCTAGCTTGTCTGTGTGCTCATTCAGCAAGAGTGGGAGATATTTGGACACTTGAGGTGGAAAGGGACAAGAATTACGAGCAGTCAAGTTCTACTTTATGGCTATTTCCACTTCTCGAAAGCAATTTGTggttaggttgcctttaaagtcAAGACTCTTCCTCAGACACATGAAGTTGTACAACGAAGCCGCGTCGACCTCCAACATCACCATGACCCAACACCGAGTGGACTTTGACGTCAACGCTAACTGGCTTAAGTTCCACACGGGAATTAGTCGCCATGCTCTGTACTCCCGCCATGACCCTGCCATCACGCGGCTGCTCGCGGACATGCGGGACATGATGGTGGTCAACGCAGGTGAGACAGTTGGACTCACTTTTCAAGTCGccgtgatttgtaatctgagatATTGTTGCAGATTACACTCAAGATGAGAAGGCCCTGAAAGGAGCATGTGATTGCAGCCAAGGTAAGGTCAGTCCTGCTTTTCACATTACATGTCCACTTAAAAGTTACTTTAGGATAATGGATGGTTGCTGTGTATCTATTCAGTGGTGAAGCCCAGTGGGCACCACCTGAAACTGGCACTGAAGATGCAGAACTTTGGCAAGGCCATGTTCAAGCCAATGAGGTGAGCACAGCCTCATTAACCATCTTCAAACTCGTAAATGATGTTTTTATGCCTATGTGTCAGGCAGGAGAGGGACGAGGAGACTCCAGATGACGTCTTTTTCTTTGTGGATGTCCAGAGACACAATGCAGAGATTGCTGCCTTTCACTTGGACAGGTACCATCCACATCTTTCCAAGAAGTTCAGTTCGCCGCATCGGAAAATAGGAGTGGTctaatgcaaataaataaataaatgaaaataaaaaaattaaaaaaaattaaaaacatataaataaattaatatataaataaattaatacattTACTTACAGATTTTTGTGGTTTTCTGTTAGGATCTTGGACTTTCGAAGAGTTCCACCGGTGGTTGGCAGGTATCTGAACCTTACAGGCGAAGTGCTCGAAGTGACCCGAAATGATGACCTACGGGCTGTTTTCTTCACCTCccccggtaaaaaaaaaaactaatttagtATTGCAAAtgcaataaatatttatttcattcaCCTATATTCAAGTTTATTGACACGTTTGAACTCGGCATCGTCGACAGTATGCTGTATTATTCGTAGCGGATTTGGCGCCGTCTTGCGGACAAATAACAGCATTACATCTAGCTCGAGCGAAAGAacatttccgtttttttttttcagtaagtaaatattagaaaaacaaatttactCTACAAATACGCCAAAGCGCACACATCCTGATACATGAAGCCTAAATTGTAGCTAAATTAAGCAGGCCACATGAAATAaagttatatataaatatatattttttttctcatctcatTACAGCAAACAACACttgctttttctccaaatgcctGTACACGTGCAAGACGGAATACGCAGTTTGTGGGCACCCCGACCTACTGGAAGGTTCTTTGTCCGCCTACCTACCCAGCCTCAGCATCGCCCCCCGTATCTCCATCCCCAACCCTTGGATACGCTCATACACTTTCACCGGCCAGGAAGAGTAAGAACCCCATTTGAATCGATCTTATTAACAAAtcaaaaaaaatctggattaTATGTTATCAATTTTCTGAAAAAGATGGCAGGTGAATCCATCCTACTGCGACAACATAAAGAAGCTTTATCCTTACAACTCAGGCAACCGGCTCCTCAACATAATCGACATGGCCGTCTTTGACTTTCTTATAGGTATGTTATTATTGTGAGAAATCTCTTTATTACAACACATatagcaaaagaaaaaatgtattttttttttgcaggcaacATGGACAGACACCACTATGAGATTTTCACCAAATTTGGCGATGGAGGATTTCTTCTTCACTTGGATAACGCCAGAgggtaaaataataattaaaaaaatatataaaaatcaaTATACATGTAAATGTAGTACCTTGATTGTAGATTTGGGAAGCACAGTCAAGATGAGATGTCCATCCTTGCGCCACTCTCTCAGTGCTGCATGTAAGttgaactgcaaaaaaaaatattctacaGCATTCGTCACAAATAAATGTTTATATTATTTGCCCTGCAGAATAAAGCGCTCCACTCTCCTGCGGCTCCAGCTGTTGGCCCAACCGCAGTTCAGACTGAGCGACATGATGAGGGAGTCTCTGCAAAAAGACCCCCTGCGGCCCATCCTAACAGAAACTCATCTCTTAGCCCTGGATCGCCGCCTCGTGAAGATCCTGCGAGCGGTCCAACGTTGCACGCGCAAGCTGGGTTCCGACCAGGTCATCACCAATGACTTCATCGGAGCTACGGTGAACCCTCGGGCCAACGCAGAGAGCAAAAAGGCCAGGTAGCAGCAGACGGTGGCAGTCAACTCTGCTCCTTAAGACTTCATGATGAAGTGCAGTCGTTTCGATTTTAATGGAACAAGCCAGAATCAATACTAGATGCTGTGAAAGCTCCAGTGAGGGAATCTGAGGAGGTTCCGCGTGAAACGCATCGATCTGCGCATTATTGACAAGCCTGTTGTTGCACATAAGCACATGAATGTTAATAAAAACAGAGCACATCAAATATAAAGTTCGCTAAAGACAAACAGGGTAGACGTTTTAAGCCTCAATGTCTCCCTCTAGCGGCTTgagttgaaaatattttcataaaGGCACCCTGAAGTACATGTGTTGCCCATGaataacacacaaaataaaaaccgCTTGAGTCagattgtttttacttttttattgcttaaactgccATCTGGAACAATCTATACCAAAAAGGATAAACATCTTTCCACATATAGGAGGTCAAACTGAACACAGGGAAGAATAGAAAAAGAACGGTCCTCTCATGGCCCATACCGATACCCGCTGGAACCAGCGGGGGTGACTGACGACTACTGTAAGCCCAGGAAAAGTTCAGCTAAGGCAAACCGGGACGACTACGGTGTGGCTAAAACATCAAAAACCGATTGCTGAGGTTGCAGCTATATACACGGAGACATTCGTCCAACAAACTTTTTCCCTGTGGAGCGAGATGGACAGGAAGTGACTAAACGTCGTGTTATCTTTTCAGGTAAAAATGTCGCAGGAATGAAGGTGGGCTGAAATCACTTTGATCAAATCGCCATGAcgtcacaaatgaaattttgtcGTTCTCGTGCCGAGGATgcgaaacaacattatgccgaataaGCGGGGAGAACAAATCACAAGCGGGTGGAAAAGACAGGCGGCGTTTTCCAGTCGGCAAAAAAGCAAAAAGTCTTCAATAAATAACTCGCTCTTAATACATAAATACCTTGAATGTCctgaaatatttttcaaaacgcaATTTCGTAAGTTAggggaatggggaaaaaaataaaaaatcgcaACTCATTATTACACAATACAATTATATACTGTTGTGTCAATAGACAAGAAGCATTTATTTACTTTGTGGCACTGAACAGCTAAAATAGAATTTATGGAAAAATAAGTGTTTACAAAAGACAAGAGaacatatcttttttttttaagattaccATCACTCCAAACCATAAATTTAAGAATAGTTATTGAGTCATTTAACTAGAACATTTTGATTACAAAGCAAGTGACCAAGTTATTTGGTGTCTACTAAAAGAACGGAATACTGAAATATACAatacttgcttttttttttcttttaccctTTCTATATATATTTTCTGATTTCAATCTTCAAGTAAAGGTGTTCTACTGATTAGCACAAAAAAAGGGTTGGAGGGGAAAACCAAAATCCTGTCTAATGTTCCAAATAGAAGGTAACATTGCATCTCAGGTGGAATGAACATTTGGCACCAGCCTCTACACACTAAAACTCAACTCATTCTACTGCTCaggaagctgaaaaaaaaaaaaagaaaaggtctGACTGACATTTGGTGCAATCATCTCCTATGCTGGCGAGCCTCTGCTGCACGTGTCTAATGGGAAaattcaaaaaagaaaacatccgTCTGTAACAAATTTCCCATGTGAGGTTTCTGATTGTCCTGTCTTTGAGAGCCCGGATCTCCTAACAAATGTGGCTTTGCGTTCTCCGAAAAAACAAAGCGGAACCCAGCGCGTATCTGACAAAAGCGGCGTGAATGCAACTGTGCCTACACGGTAACGTTACAGCGGCTGGTACAAGCGCTGGTGAACGGCTAAAAGCCACCTCCGGGCGGCTGGGAAAGAAAAACACGGGGAACTCAGGAGAGGAGGGGCGAAAAAAGAGGAAAGGAAGTGGCGGAAAGCAAATTGCGTTGGTGGACCCGAAGTCGAAAAAGggcgagggggggtggggggggggtcgagcCCCTTCAGACCGACAGCGAGACGAAGCTGTTGTACTGTTGGATGTTGCGTTTGAGGATGTCCGAGCACGGGCCCAGCACGCGCTCGAAGCGAGGCCGGTCCAGCTTGACGCACTTCAGGGGGCCGCGGGCCACCACGGTGGCAGCGCGGGGGCGGTTCATCAGCAGCGCGATCTCACCTGAGTGAAAAGTGCAATGGCTCTTAAAAGGAAAATTCAGAGCTGTCACTATTCTTCAAATTTGTCCCAAGTTCATACTTTTTCcacatatttcaaaatgaataaaaatgccaATAATACTGTGCTTCTGCTGTGCGCAGCTTGGCCACACGAGGGCggtataaaacaaacaaatggaatTATTTCTAGAATGTGAACACAATGTGAAACCATGAGTcccaaatataaatataaaatatttctttacCAAAGTAGTCGGATGGTCCTAATCTTCCCACTTCGACAAACTCCTCGTTCTCCGAGCGACGTTGCAGCACCGCAGCAGAACCCTGATGTAAGCACGCAACAAACACGCATGATGCCGAGCGTGAAACCGCCGCAGCTCTTTTGCGCGCTCCTCTTCGACAGCTGCATTTACCTCCAAAATGATGAAGAACTCATCTCCAGGTTCTCCCTGCACCACAATCTTCTGGCCGTCCTCAAACTGGACCGGCTCCAGGGCGTCGGCGACGGTCAGGCGCTCCCACTTGTCCAGAGACTCTGGAGGGAATCAAGCACTCAATTGTAAACACTCCCGAGTTCACGCAGTGcgacaataatattaaaaaggaCGCACCTAAAATGGACACTTTCCTCAGGAATTCCTCATacatcttcctcttcctcaaaGTGCTTCCCTACATTCAAACACAAAATTTCTGGTTAATATTCTTGGCCGCCATGCGAGCCAAACGCCGACGTTTGGGCACCATGAGTATTCTCCTGTAGCTGTCTCTGTCGATGCCCCACAGCTTGACGTTGGTCTTGGCCCGGACTGTGGCGGCCCTCGGGGTGCCATATATCAGCGCCAGCTCTCCGAAGCTGCCGCCTTCGCCGATGCTCGTGACCCATTCGTTGTTCACGTACACCTGGACCatagaagaggaggaggcaaaGTCTTCCTGCTAGTTTGCGGTCATCATAAGAGAAACTACTCACATCCATCTCTCCTTGGTCAATAACGTAGAAATTGTCACCCTCATCACCTGCGGAAGGAAAATTGTAAATACGGGTCTTGATTTGGTATTATTGTCAAAACAATCCTACCCTGCAAAATGACGGTCTCCCCGGCGATGTAGGTGACAGGAAACATAGCGTCAAAGATGTCACTAAAAAGAAACGTTTGAGAGTtagttcatgaaaaaaaaagaaattcctcCCCTTACTTCAATATAGTTCCAAGATGCAACAAAATAGGCGCCAAAGCAGTACTTTTATACCAGGAAGGGCTCTATTAAATGCTCCCtggaccccccccaaaaaaactgtCAAGTACCTCCTTTCATTGTCGTCCAAGTGCGAGAAGAGCACGTTCTTTTCAATAGCTTTGGCTAAGGCCGCCATTGTCTTGTAGTCCTTCGGAATGACCTGAAGAGACAACGCGACTGAAGGAACCTCTTCAACCAAGCATTTCGCTATACACATTTGTGTACCTTTCTGACATAAGAGGCGGCATCCTCCTCCGTGTAAACCTCAGCGCTGAAGGCTCCCCGCCGCCTGCGACCCTTCACCACCGGGTTCATGGGCGGGGACACCTCCTCGTCACGGGAGTCAGAGCGCGAACTGGCCTTCTGCTGGTTCTGGATCTGCTTAGCCTCCTCCTGGTGGGGAGAAGGGatgcaagaataaaaaaaaaaaaactcctgcaGTGTGGAGACAGTAACGTTCCATGAAGAGTGTGTACGCACCTTCTCAAGACGCTCAAAGTACTCCCTGAGGAAAGCCATGGGCCGCTCGGGCCTGGAGGTGCACAGCTGGACAATGCagtccttcagcagctgttgaaTGTTGTGTTTCTGCACGTACTGCTCGCACTCCCTCAGGCTGCGCTCCTCTTCGCTGCTCGTGCTTCCAGAAGCCATGACGACAAACCACAATCTTGCTCTATGACCTCTAACCTTGGGAATGAGCCAAcaggaagagggggggggggggcagatgaGATCTTCTCAATGCCACAAGTTGCAGGATTCTAAATGAGCAATGTGAGTTTCTGTGTAACCAATGGACAAAAATAACAAGAACGTGAGAGAAATAGAACCACAGTGAGAAGGCAAAAAGACGTGTGATGTTGTTTAGCAGCAGGCCAGAAGACGGTCATATGATGTCTGTTTTCAAACCGCAACATTTTTCATCCCCCCGAGTCAAGTTTGATATCACAAAGTCTGACTATGAAAGTGTCTCATGAACAACGCATGCACGATGTCGCTTTCAATTAATAGCAAAAGTGTGACTGGCCTCTTGTTGGAGG contains these protein-coding regions:
- the fam20a gene encoding pseudokinase FAM20A isoform X1, yielding MRKERLLLAVTLIAIFSADLYFILLPKLRNIEGLGQFCSCRRGNFSFHAQFSNWTSVPLQDVYTSGLPNGGSKLDSLFAHPLYNIQNPTLEAEEKLLQVDLLMNYYRKKISRWERHMKLYNEAASTSNITMTQHRVDFDVNANWLKFHTGISRHALYSRHDPAITRLLADMRDMMVVNADYTQDEKALKGACDCSQVVKPSGHHLKLALKMQNFGKAMFKPMRQERDEETPDDVFFFVDVQRHNAEIAAFHLDRILDFRRVPPVVGRYLNLTGEVLEVTRNDDLRAVFFTSPANNTCFFSKCLYTCKTEYAVCGHPDLLEGSLSAYLPSLSIAPRISIPNPWIRSYTFTGQEEWQVNPSYCDNIKKLYPYNSGNRLLNIIDMAVFDFLIGNMDRHHYEIFTKFGDGGFLLHLDNARGFGKHSQDEMSILAPLSQCCIIKRSTLLRLQLLAQPQFRLSDMMRESLQKDPLRPILTETHLLALDRRLVKILRAVQRCTRKLGSDQVITNDFIGATVNPRANAESKKAR
- the fam20a gene encoding pseudokinase FAM20A isoform X2, producing MRKERLLLAVTLIAIFSADLYFILLPKLRNIEGLGQFCSCRRGNFSFHAQFSNWTSVPLQDVYTSGLPNGGSKLDSLFAHPLYNIQNPTLEAEEKLLQVDLLMNYYRKKISRWERHMKLYNEAASTSNITMTQHRVDFDVNANWLKFHTGISRHALYSRHDPAITRLLADMRDMMVVNADYTQDEKALKGACDCSQVVKPSGHHLKLALKMQNFGKAMFKPMRQERDEETPDDVFFFVDVQRHNAEIAAFHLDRILDFRRVPPVVGRYLNLTGEVLEVTRNDDLRAVFFTSPANNTCFFSKCLYTCKTEYAVCGHPDLLEGSLSAYLPSLSIAPRISIPNPWIRSYTFTGQEEWQVNPSYCDNIKKLYPYNSGNRLLNIIDMAVFDFLIGNMDRHHYEIFTKFGDGGFLLHLDNARGTLIVDLGSTVKMRCPSLRHSLSAA
- the LOC125991479 gene encoding cAMP-dependent protein kinase type I-alpha regulatory subunit, which gives rise to MASGSTSSEEERSLRECEQYVQKHNIQQLLKDCIVQLCTSRPERPMAFLREYFERLEKEEAKQIQNQQKASSRSDSRDEEVSPPMNPVVKGRRRRGAFSAEVYTEEDAASYVRKVIPKDYKTMAALAKAIEKNVLFSHLDDNERSDIFDAMFPVTYIAGETVILQGDEGDNFYVIDQGEMDVYVNNEWVTSIGEGGSFGELALIYGTPRAATVRAKTNVKLWGIDRDSYRRILMGSTLRKRKMYEEFLRKVSILESLDKWERLTVADALEPVQFEDGQKIVVQGEPGDEFFIILEGSAAVLQRRSENEEFVEVGRLGPSDYFGEIALLMNRPRAATVVARGPLKCVKLDRPRFERVLGPCSDILKRNIQQYNSFVSLSV